A genomic stretch from Mycobacterium malmoense includes:
- a CDS encoding ferrochelatase yields the protein MEFDAVLLLSFGGPEGPEQVRPFLENVTRGRNVPPERLDDVAQHYLHFGGVSPINRINRALITELEAELDLPVYFGNRNWEPYVEDAVAAMRDNGIRRAAVFTTSAWSGYSSCAQYTEDIARARRAAGPDAPELVKLRPYFDHPLFVEMFAGAIAAAAGTVPAGARLVFTAHSVPVAADQRFGPRLYSRQVAYATRLVAAAAGYADYDLVWQSRSGPPQVPWLEPDVADHLTTLAEAGTKAVIVCPIGFVADHIEVVWDLDHELREQAEAAGLAFARAATPNADRRLARLAGGLIDELRYGREPLRVSGANPVPGCLAGVNGEPCRPPHCVARESG from the coding sequence ATGGAATTTGACGCGGTCCTGCTGCTATCCTTCGGCGGGCCGGAAGGGCCCGAGCAGGTGCGGCCATTCCTGGAGAACGTCACCCGGGGACGCAACGTGCCACCCGAACGCCTTGACGACGTCGCCCAGCACTACCTGCATTTCGGCGGGGTCTCACCGATCAACCGGATCAACCGGGCGCTGATCACCGAGCTGGAAGCCGAACTGGACCTGCCGGTGTACTTCGGCAACCGCAACTGGGAACCCTACGTCGAAGACGCCGTTGCGGCTATGCGCGACAACGGCATTCGGCGTGCCGCGGTGTTCACCACGTCGGCGTGGAGCGGATACTCCAGCTGCGCACAGTACACCGAAGACATCGCCCGGGCGCGGCGAGCGGCCGGGCCGGACGCGCCCGAGCTGGTCAAGCTGCGGCCCTACTTCGACCACCCGCTCTTCGTCGAGATGTTCGCCGGCGCCATCGCGGCGGCGGCCGGCACCGTGCCCGCCGGCGCGCGCTTGGTGTTCACCGCGCATTCGGTTCCGGTTGCCGCCGACCAGCGCTTCGGCCCGCGGCTGTACAGTCGCCAAGTAGCCTATGCCACAAGGCTTGTCGCGGCGGCCGCCGGATACGCCGACTACGACCTGGTCTGGCAGTCGCGATCGGGCCCGCCGCAGGTTCCCTGGCTGGAGCCCGACGTCGCCGACCACCTGACGACGCTGGCCGAAGCGGGCACCAAAGCCGTCATCGTCTGCCCGATCGGGTTTGTCGCCGACCACATCGAGGTGGTGTGGGATCTCGACCACGAATTGCGAGAGCAGGCCGAGGCGGCGGGCTTGGCGTTTGCCCGGGCCGCGACGCCCAACGCCGACCGGCGACTCGCGCGGCTGGCCGGGGGCCTGATCGACGAACTCCGATACGGCCGTGAGCCGCTACGGGTGAGCGGTGCCAATCCGGTGCCGGGCTGCCTCGCCGGCGTCAACGGCGAGCCGTGCCGCCCACCGCATTGCGTTGCGCGGGAAAGCGGTTAG
- a CDS encoding VWA domain-containing protein, with protein MTLPLLGPMTLSGFAHSWFFLFLFVVFGLAALYIVLQLARQRRMLRFANMDLLESVAPKRPSRWRHLPAILLVLALVLFTIAMAGPTNDVRIPRNRAVVMLVIDVSQSMRATDVPPTRMAAAQEAAKQFADELTPGINLGLIAYAGTATVLVSPTTNREATKNALDKLQYADRTATGEGIFTALQAIATVGAVIGGGDTPPPARIVLFSDGKETMPTNPDNPKGAFTAARTAKDQGVPISTISFGTPYGFVEINDQRQPVPVDDETLKKVAQLSGGNSYSASNLQELKGVYATLQQQIGYETIKGDASVGWLRLGALVLALAALAALLINRRLPG; from the coding sequence GTGACTCTGCCTTTGCTGGGCCCGATGACGCTGTCCGGCTTCGCGCACTCGTGGTTTTTCCTTTTCCTTTTCGTCGTCTTCGGATTGGCCGCGCTGTATATCGTGCTGCAACTGGCGCGCCAGCGGCGGATGCTGCGGTTCGCCAACATGGATCTGCTGGAAAGTGTTGCGCCCAAACGGCCTTCGCGCTGGCGGCACCTGCCGGCGATCCTGCTGGTGTTGGCGCTGGTGCTGTTCACCATCGCGATGGCGGGGCCGACCAACGACGTCCGGATTCCCCGCAACCGTGCGGTGGTGATGCTGGTGATCGACGTGTCGCAGTCCATGCGCGCCACCGACGTGCCCCCCACCCGGATGGCCGCCGCGCAGGAGGCCGCCAAGCAGTTCGCCGACGAGCTCACCCCGGGCATCAACCTGGGCCTGATCGCCTATGCCGGGACCGCGACGGTGCTGGTGTCGCCGACGACCAACCGGGAGGCGACCAAGAACGCGCTGGACAAGCTGCAGTACGCCGACCGCACCGCCACAGGCGAGGGCATCTTCACCGCTTTGCAGGCCATCGCCACCGTTGGCGCGGTGATCGGCGGCGGCGACACGCCGCCGCCGGCGCGCATCGTGTTGTTCTCCGACGGCAAGGAGACGATGCCGACCAACCCGGACAACCCCAAGGGCGCCTTCACCGCCGCGCGCACCGCCAAGGACCAGGGCGTGCCGATCTCGACGATCTCGTTCGGCACCCCGTACGGCTTCGTCGAGATCAACGACCAGCGCCAGCCGGTGCCCGTCGACGACGAGACGCTCAAGAAGGTGGCCCAGCTCTCCGGGGGCAACTCCTACAGCGCCTCCAACCTGCAGGAGCTGAAGGGCGTCTACGCGACGCTGCAGCAGCAGATCGGCTACGAGACGATCAAGGGCGACGCCAGCGTGGGCTGGCTGCGGCTGGGTGCGCTGGTGTTGGCGCTGGCGGCGCTGGCCGCGCTGCTGATCAACCGCCGCCTGCCCGGCTAA
- the fabG1 gene encoding 3-oxoacyl-ACP reductase FabG1 produces MTDTATDGRPAFVSRSVLVTGGNRGIGLAVARRLAADGHRVAVTHRSSGAPEGLFGVECDVTDNDAVDAAFKAVEERQGPVEVLVANAGVTSDMLIMRMSEEQFQKVIDANLTGVFRVAKRASRNMIKHRFGRYIFMGSVVGLTGLPGQANYAASKAGLVGMARSLTRELGSRSITANVVAPGFIDTDMTRAMEPKYVEMAQQAIPLGRIGKVGEIAGVVSFLASEDASYISGAVIPVDGGAGMGH; encoded by the coding sequence GTGACTGACACAGCCACCGACGGCAGACCCGCGTTCGTATCCCGTTCGGTCCTGGTCACCGGGGGAAACCGGGGAATCGGGCTGGCGGTGGCGCGCCGGCTGGCCGCCGACGGGCACCGCGTCGCGGTGACGCACCGGTCGTCCGGCGCCCCCGAAGGTTTGTTCGGCGTCGAGTGCGACGTCACCGACAACGACGCCGTCGACGCCGCCTTCAAGGCCGTCGAGGAGCGGCAGGGCCCGGTGGAGGTGCTGGTGGCCAACGCCGGAGTCACCTCCGACATGCTGATCATGCGGATGAGCGAGGAGCAATTCCAGAAGGTCATCGACGCCAACCTGACCGGTGTTTTCCGGGTCGCCAAGCGGGCGTCGCGCAACATGATCAAGCACCGGTTCGGGCGCTACATCTTCATGGGGTCCGTCGTCGGGTTGACCGGCCTGCCCGGGCAGGCGAACTACGCCGCGTCCAAGGCCGGGCTGGTCGGGATGGCCCGGTCGCTGACCCGTGAGCTGGGGTCGCGCTCGATCACCGCCAACGTGGTGGCCCCCGGTTTCATCGACACCGACATGACCCGCGCCATGGAACCCAAGTACGTGGAAATGGCGCAGCAGGCAATTCCGTTGGGCCGCATCGGCAAAGTCGGGGAGATCGCCGGGGTCGTCAGCTTCCTGGCGTCCGAGGACGCCTCGTACATCTCGGGCGCGGTCATCCCGGTCGACGGCGGCGCCGGCATGGGCCACTGA
- the inhA gene encoding NADH-dependent enoyl-ACP reductase InhA, giving the protein MAGLLEGKRILVTGIITDSSIAFHIARVAQEQGAELVLTGFDRLRLIQRIADRLPRQAPLLELDVQNEKHLDTLGERVTEVIGEGNKLDGVVHSIGFMPQSGMGINPFFDAPYEDVAKGIHISAYSYASLAKALLPIMNPGGGIVGMDFDPSRAMPAYNWMTVAKSALESVNRFVAREAGKYGVRSNLVAAGPIRTLAMSAIVGGALGEEAGAQIHLLEEGWDQRAPLGWNMKDPTPVAKTVCALLSEWLPATTGTVIYADGGASTQLL; this is encoded by the coding sequence ATGGCAGGACTGCTCGAAGGCAAGCGGATTCTGGTCACCGGGATCATTACCGACTCGTCGATCGCGTTTCACATCGCGCGGGTGGCCCAGGAGCAGGGGGCCGAACTGGTGCTGACCGGGTTCGACCGGCTGCGGCTGATCCAGCGCATCGCCGACCGGCTGCCGCGGCAGGCCCCGCTGCTCGAGCTCGACGTGCAAAACGAGAAGCACCTGGACACCCTCGGCGAGCGGGTGACCGAGGTGATCGGTGAGGGCAACAAGCTCGACGGCGTGGTGCATTCGATCGGCTTCATGCCGCAGAGCGGGATGGGCATCAACCCGTTCTTCGACGCGCCCTACGAGGACGTCGCCAAGGGCATCCACATCTCCGCGTACTCGTACGCCTCGCTGGCCAAGGCGCTGCTGCCGATCATGAACCCCGGCGGCGGCATCGTCGGCATGGACTTCGACCCCAGCCGTGCCATGCCGGCCTACAACTGGATGACGGTCGCCAAGAGCGCGCTGGAGTCGGTGAACCGGTTCGTAGCCCGCGAGGCCGGCAAGTACGGCGTGCGCTCGAATCTTGTTGCGGCAGGGCCGATCCGGACGCTCGCGATGAGCGCGATCGTCGGCGGAGCGCTGGGTGAGGAGGCCGGCGCCCAGATACACCTGCTCGAGGAGGGCTGGGACCAGCGGGCGCCGCTGGGCTGGAACATGAAGGACCCCACGCCGGTCGCCAAGACGGTGTGCGCCCTGCTCTCGGAGTGGCTGCCGGCAACCACGGGCACCGTCATCTACGCCGACGGCGGCGCCAGCACCCAATTGCTCTAG
- a CDS encoding NfeD family protein, protein MPAAVIWLIFALVLAGAEALSGDMSLLMLSGGALAAAGSSWLLGWPLWADAAVFLVISVLLLVLVRPALRRRLSPAKGLPTGIEALEGKSALVLDRVARDAGQVRLDGQVWTARPLNEDDVYEPGERVTVMQINGATAVVFKSM, encoded by the coding sequence ATGCCCGCCGCGGTGATTTGGCTCATATTCGCGCTGGTGCTTGCCGGCGCGGAGGCGCTGAGCGGCGACATGTCCCTGTTGATGCTTTCCGGCGGCGCGCTGGCCGCCGCGGGGAGCAGCTGGTTGCTGGGCTGGCCGCTGTGGGCCGACGCGGCGGTGTTCCTGGTGATTTCGGTCTTGCTGCTGGTCCTGGTGAGGCCGGCGCTGCGGCGGCGGCTGAGCCCCGCGAAGGGACTGCCGACCGGCATCGAGGCGCTGGAGGGCAAGAGCGCGCTGGTGCTCGACCGGGTCGCCCGCGACGCAGGCCAGGTGAGGCTGGACGGCCAGGTGTGGACGGCGCGCCCCCTCAACGAGGACGACGTGTACGAGCCCGGCGAGCGGGTGACCGTCATGCAGATCAACGGCGCCACCGCGGTGGTGTTCAAAAGCATGTAA
- a CDS encoding SPFH domain-containing protein: protein MHGEVALLVVAVALVVFAIVVVAKSVALIPQAEAAVIERLGRYSRTISGQLTLLVPFIDRIRARVDLRERVVSFPPQPVITEDNLTLNIDTVVYFQVTSPQAAVYEISNYIVGVEQLTTTTLRNVVGGMTLEQTLTSRDQINGQLRGVLDEATGRWGLRVARVELRSIDPPPSIQASMEKQMKADREKRAMILTAEGMREAAIKEAEGQKQAQILAAEGAKQAAILAAEADRQSRMLRAQGDRAAAYLQAQGQAKAIEKTFAAIKAGRPTPEMLAYQYLQTLPEMARGDANKVWVVPSDFSAALQGFTRLLGTPGEDGVFRFEPSPVDDAPQHTPDDDAEVADWFSTETDPMIAQAVAKAEAIARQPVDGRPGAPPELSQ, encoded by the coding sequence ATGCACGGTGAAGTTGCTCTCCTGGTGGTGGCGGTCGCGCTGGTGGTCTTTGCGATCGTCGTGGTGGCCAAATCCGTTGCGCTGATTCCGCAGGCCGAGGCCGCGGTGATCGAGCGCCTGGGTCGATACAGCCGCACGATCAGCGGGCAGCTGACGCTGTTGGTGCCGTTCATCGACCGCATCCGCGCCCGGGTGGACCTGCGCGAGCGGGTGGTGTCGTTCCCGCCGCAGCCGGTGATCACCGAGGACAACCTGACGCTGAACATCGACACCGTCGTCTACTTCCAGGTCACCAGCCCGCAGGCGGCCGTCTACGAAATCAGCAACTACATCGTCGGGGTCGAGCAGCTGACCACGACCACGCTGCGCAACGTGGTCGGCGGCATGACGCTGGAGCAGACGCTGACCTCCCGCGACCAGATCAACGGCCAGCTGCGCGGCGTGCTCGACGAGGCCACCGGTCGCTGGGGGCTGCGGGTGGCGCGGGTCGAGCTGCGCAGCATCGACCCGCCGCCGTCGATCCAGGCCTCGATGGAAAAGCAAATGAAGGCCGACCGGGAGAAGCGGGCGATGATCCTGACCGCCGAAGGCATGCGCGAGGCGGCGATCAAGGAGGCCGAGGGCCAAAAGCAGGCGCAGATCCTGGCGGCCGAGGGGGCCAAGCAGGCCGCGATCCTGGCCGCCGAGGCCGACCGGCAGTCGCGGATGCTGCGCGCCCAGGGTGACCGCGCCGCGGCGTACCTGCAGGCGCAGGGGCAGGCCAAGGCCATCGAGAAGACGTTCGCCGCGATCAAGGCCGGCAGGCCCACCCCGGAGATGCTGGCCTACCAGTACCTGCAGACACTGCCGGAGATGGCCCGGGGCGACGCCAACAAGGTGTGGGTGGTGCCCAGCGACTTCAGCGCGGCGTTGCAGGGGTTCACCAGGCTGCTGGGCACCCCGGGCGAAGACGGCGTCTTCCGGTTCGAGCCGTCCCCGGTCGATGACGCACCCCAGCACACCCCCGACGACGACGCCGAGGTCGCCGACTGGTTTTCCACCGAGACCGACCCGATGATCGCCCAGGCGGTGGCCAAGGCCGAGGCGATAGCCCGTCAGCCGGTGGACGGACGGCCGGGAGCGCCGCCGGAGTTGAGTCAATAA